The DNA window cgttcttagagggtgggtagaggaataaccgctgtcaattctgtcgaattCAGCAACAAAAAAATGACAATAGCGcatctggtttggatatccaaactaccttcgaaaccgttacggccaatttcttcacatgaatgaaaaccggttttcggctaattggtcaccagcaacctgaaaactgccctgtaagaacggttggtttcaaaatcctccaatgaaggacattcgttggaccaattttgacatcgtccaaataaccgttcaacgaacgtccatcgttggacccgtgttgaacgattttgaaacaattttttggacgtctcagtgggtggttTTAAGCGAAAACCagttttcatccagtgaagaaattggccgttagagattttacgcaagttgaatgctgaagaccctagtaacaattaaggttttatggcactcttgaagtccttcttaaaacttagaatgcacttgtagtgtgctataaaactagataTACTACTTGGGGATGGACGTCTGTTAGGTCAATAAATTGGATAGTCaatcaaataaatatcattgtgCTGTATTCAATTAAATGAGTCACACGAATAAAAATCCTTAACAAGAGGTATATATCCTATTCATCACGAAAAATGAGTACCAAAGAAAAATAGActtcatgcatttaagggttaaactcTGATTTCGAGCAGTAGACctatccagctgcgttggtattgtgccgttttgacgtttaaattgggaggCAAACCAATCGTTTGCACGGCGAATTGGGAAGCAAACAAGCCGCTTCTGGGCTTAATGAGAGctttattatataaaaatacgagatctcagtgtgcgtattttaaacttCAGATATCGCTATATGTTAACAATCGTTTTCACTTCCAAATACAATCGTCCATCAACCAAATAAATCATGCTTTCATCAGAAAGACGAGcagtattgcgaatctttttcCAAAATTCACAACTGAACTTTTCAATCATACGCCACCGGGCTGTGTCGGGTGAAATACGAGCTTACTTCATTTACATCGATGCGCGCGAATGAAAAAACTTCGATGTTTATGTTTCGGTTGTTCGTTTTCGACTGTATTTTTATCTCGGGATTGACAATATTTTAACGAGCTGCGCAGGCGCACATGTCCACTCCACCAATACTCAGAAAATAAGGCGATTCCGAAGAAATCGTTATCGTTTCTAAGAATTGGCAGAGGATTATTCATAGCGCGGCGAGTATGGTAAACAAAAGCATTATTCGTGTTTCGGAACGGGTTCCGACGAGATGCAAAGAGTTGGTGAGTGTTACTGTTCGTGACAATCGTGTTCTATTTAGTGGTTATTTTATTTCTGGAGTATATTTCAGCATTTGGCTGCGGATAAGCAAAGAATGAAAAATCACCATTTATGAAATGAAACATATTAGCTATTACAGCAAGGATGCCATCGAATCGCGTATGAGTGCTCGCCAACGTGCAGGCCATGAAATAGAGACATACCGGCGGCACACAGAATATGGAGTGGTTGAAATTTACTATTATATTAATGTAACAAAAACTTTAGCATTTCTGAGTGGGTTGACCGTGATCCCTGCGTTGGTTTATCTCGCAGATCAAGCTATAAATGATGGTGATTTGTGTACGCATGGCGAAACGCACTATTTTGACGCCGATAGTGGCAATGAGATATCGTATAGCGAAGCTCGAGAGAACAAAAGTAAAAACAAGGAAGCATGTCAACTAGACCAGGAAGCTAATGAATTATTCCAGCAAGAAAATTACCACGAAGCGTATGAAAAGTTCCAACAAGCCTACAGTAAATGCACAAATGGTTACAGCGAAGAAGAGAGATTCAAAAGTAACAGGGATAAAGCAAAAGTAGAGGTTGATGCAGCTGATCTCAACTCGGAAGGAGATAGTTTGTTCCATCAAGGAAGATACAGTGATGCGCAAAGCAAATATCAACAAGCTTATGGCAAATCGCAGCGCAGCATACAGAGAGAAATATATATGGCTAACAGAGAAATAGCTGATGTTGAAATCCGGGCACAAGATCTCAACTCTAAAGGTGAAAGTCTCTTCGATCAAGGCAAGTGTCAGGAAGCTGAGAGTCAATTCCAGCAAGCCTACGACGCATCACAAGTTAAAACGGAATACGATAAATACAAGTCGAACATTGCTAAAGCTAGAGCAGAGTTGAAAGCTGCTGAATTGAATGCGGAAGGGAATCGTTTGTTCCAGGGAGGTCGGTACAGCGATGCGAAAGCCAAGTTTCAACAAGCTTATAGCAAATCGCAGCACAGCACCAGGCGTGCAAACTACAAAGCTAACAGCGAGAAGGTTGATAATGAAATCCGGGCACAAGATCTCAACTCTAAAGGCGAAAGCCTCTTCGATCAAGGCAAGTATCAGGAAGCTGAGAGTCAATTCCAGCAAGCCTACGACGCATCACAAGTTAAAACGGAATACGATAAATACAAGTCGAACATTGCTAAAGCTAGAGCAGAGTTGGAAGCTGCTGAATTGAATGCGGAAGGGAATCGTTTGTTCCAGGGAGGTCGGTACAGCGATGCGAAAGCCAAGTTTCATCAAGCTTATAGCAAATCGCAGCGCAGCATAGAGAGCAAAATATATATAGCTAACAGAGAAATAGCTGATGTTGAAATCCGGGCACAAGATCTCAACTCGAAAGGTGAAAGCCTCTTCGATCAAGGCAAGTATCAGGAAGCTGAGAGTCAATTCCAGCAAGCCTACGACGCATCACAAGTTAAAACGGAATACGATAAATACAAGTCGAACATTGCTAAAGCTAGAGCAGAGTTGGAAGCTGCTGAATTGAATGCGGAAGGGAATCGTTTGTTCCAGGGAGGTCGGTACAGCGATGCGAAAGCCAAGTTTCATCAAGCTTATAGCAAATCGCAGCGCAGCATAGAGAGCAAAATATATATAGCTAACAGAGAAATAGCTGATGTTGAAATCCGGGCACAAGATCTCAACTCGAAAGGTGAAAGCCTCTTCGATCAAGGCAAGTATCAGGAAGCTGAGAGTCAATTCCAGCAAGCCTACGACGCATCACAAGTTAAAACGGAATACGATAAATACAAGTCGAACATCGCTAAAGCTGGAGCAGAGTTTGAAGCTGCTGAATTAAATGCGGAAGGGAATCGTTTGTTCCAGGGAGGTCGGTACAGCGATTCGAAAGCCAAGTTTCAACAAGCTTATAGCAAATCGCAGCACAGCATCAGGCGTGCAAACTACAAAGCTAACAGCGAGAAGGTAGATAATGAAATCAGGGCACAAGATGTCAACTCTAAAGGCGAAAATCTGTTCAATCAAAGCAGGTATCGGGAAGCTGAAAGTCAATTCCAAAAAGCCTTCGATGGATCACAAGTCACAACGGAACGCGTTAAATACATGACGAATATTGGTAAAGCTAGGGCTGAGTCAGAAGCAGTGGAATTAAATTCAGAAGGAGTGCAATGGTTTCTTCAAGGAAGATACATTAACGCTCAGCTAAAATTTCAGCAAGCTTATGACAAATCAGAGCTCAACGGCAACTATGCCATTTATGAAGCTAACAAAGCAAAGGCACAAACTGAAGCAGAAGCACGAATTCTCAATTCCGAAGGAGATGATTTATTGGATCAACATCATTATAACGAAGCCCAGCAGAAATATCAACAAGCTTATAATAAATCTCAGCTCATCAAAGAGCGAGACAAGTATCAAGCGAACAAATTAATAGCCAGTGCTGAACACCGGGCACAAAACTTTAACTACAAGGGCGATAAGCTGTTCAATCAGGGAAAATACCAGGACGCAGAACAATATTACCAACAAGCTTACGATACATCTGTAGAGAAAACCAATCAAACTAAATACGAGAGCAATATTAAGAAAGCTAAAGCAGAGTTTGATGCAGCCACATTAAATGCAAAAGGAGACCATTTGTTTCATCAAGGGAACTACATCGAAGCACAACGCAAATACCAGGAAGCTTATAACAAATGTAATCGGCCgacaaattttattattcgccTGTTTACCTCGTCGGAGTCTGGGCCAATCTGTAAGgaatatgaaaaatataaagCTAACATTGCGAAGGCGAACATCGAAATCAGTGCACAAAGCCTTAACTCTCAGGGTGACGTATCGTTCGAGCAGGGCAAATATCAGGAAGCTAAAAGCCATTATCAACAGGCCTACGACGCATCAAAAGTAGAAAAAGATCGTGAGCAATACCATTCCAACAATAAACGAGCCACGACAGAATTGGCAGCATCAGAATTGAATGCAGAAGGAGATAAATTATTCCGTCAAGGTAGATACAATGATGCTCAAAGTAAATATCAGAAAGCTAACGATATGTCTCAGCTTGGCAAATATAAAGCGAACTTGGAAAAGGTCAAACTTGAAGTAAAAGCCGGTAAGCTTAGCTGCGAAGGAGATGTCTTATTCA is part of the Topomyia yanbarensis strain Yona2022 chromosome 1, ASM3024719v1, whole genome shotgun sequence genome and encodes:
- the LOC131685848 gene encoding extracellular matrix-binding protein EbhA-like; its protein translation is MKHISYYSKDAIESRMSARQRAGHEIETYRRHTEYGVVEIYYYINVTKTLAFLSGLTVIPALVYLADQAINDGDLCTHGETHYFDADSGNEISYSEARENKSKNKEACQLDQEANELFQQENYHEAYEKFQQAYSKCTNGYSEEERFKSNRDKAKVEVDAADLNSEGDSLFHQGRYSDAQSKYQQAYGKSQRSIQREIYMANREIADVEIRAQDLNSKGESLFDQGKCQEAESQFQQAYDASQVKTEYDKYKSNIAKARAELKAAELNAEGNRLFQGGRYSDAKAKFQQAYSKSQHSTRRANYKANSEKVDNEIRAQDLNSKGESLFDQGKYQEAESQFQQAYDASQVKTEYDKYKSNIAKARAELEAAELNAEGNRLFQGGRYSDAKAKFHQAYSKSQRSIESKIYIANREIADVEIRAQDLNSKGESLFDQGKYQEAESQFQQAYDASQVKTEYDKYKSNIAKARAELEAAELNAEGNRLFQGGRYSDAKAKFHQAYSKSQRSIESKIYIANREIADVEIRAQDLNSKGESLFDQGKYQEAESQFQQAYDASQVKTEYDKYKSNIAKAGAEFEAAELNAEGNRLFQGGRYSDSKAKFQQAYSKSQHSIRRANYKANSEKVDNEIRAQDVNSKGENLFNQSRYREAESQFQKAFDGSQVTTERVKYMTNIGKARAESEAVELNSEGVQWFLQGRYINAQLKFQQAYDKSELNGNYAIYEANKAKAQTEAEARILNSEGDDLLDQHHYNEAQQKYQQAYNKSQLIKERDKYQANKLIASAEHRAQNFNYKGDKLFNQGKYQDAEQYYQQAYDTSVEKTNQTKYESNIKKAKAEFDAATLNAKGDHLFHQGNYIEAQRKYQEAYNKCNRPTNFIIRLFTSSESGPICKEYEKYKANIAKANIEISAQSLNSQGDVSFEQGKYQEAKSHYQQAYDASKVEKDREQYHSNNKRATTELAASELNAEGDKLFRQGRYNDAQSKYQKANDMSQLGKYKANLEKVKLEVKAGKLSCEGDVLFNQGRYREAKEKYQAACSISQYQTYSTNKDRAKAEEDAVDLFSEGNIMFEQGRYEEAKVKFHQAYDKSSVDTNKALYRQLEGKCVKMLADKLWDDAWLAENEDKVEEATSKFKQVDSMVKEACSIVPTDQVVRRLSEACGLKLEGNELFNQGIKMQLDGVKLFESGKKLQQTESYERAKEMFRKAVAKLSDAKQTFEQGCSLDRRFSRCVEFVQEQINEVEQFNTTVEQQVLNQQIGNLNISTSRVDEGFFESDQFRSEYSQQYNEIM